The Edwardsiella tarda ATCC 15947 = NBRC 105688 region ATCCTGGCTGAAGTTCGTCGTCGTGAATTCTATGAAAAACCGACCACCGAACGTAAGCGCGCTAAAGCGTCTGCGGTTAAACGTCACGCCAAGAAACTGGCTCGCGAAAACGCACGCCGTACTCGTCTGTACTAACCGCGG contains the following coding sequences:
- the rpsU gene encoding 30S ribosomal protein S21, coding for MPVIKVRENEPFDVALRRFKRSCEKAGILAEVRRREFYEKPTTERKRAKASAVKRHAKKLARENARRTRLY